The Polaromonas sp. SP1 DNA window ATACGCTCTGCCAGCGCCTGGGCAGCGTTGTGGGCGATGTTCAGCACCGCCTGTATCAGCTGCTCGCGGTCGCCGCGAAAGTCGGGAATAGAGATGTCGTAATCCCGTGTGACCTTCAGGCCTCTGGGGAATTCCGCCAGGATGAGCGAGCGCACGCGCTCGCACACTTCGTGGATATTCACGTCGCCCACCAGGTGCGGCCGGCGGTGCGGCGCCAGCAGGCGGTCCACAAGCGTCTGCAGGCGGTCGGCTTCGTGGATGATGACCTGGGTGTACTCGGTCAGGTCCTTGCCGATCTCCATCTGCAGCAACTGCGCCGCGCCGCGAATGCCGCCCAGCGGGTTTTTGATCTCGTGGGCCAAATTGCGGATCAGCTCCTTGTTGGCCTGCGCCTGGTCGATCAGGCGCTCTTCGCGCTCCTGCTTGGCCTGCTGCTCCAAAGGCAGCAGTTCCACGATCGCCTCGCCCGGCGTGTCGGTTTGCGCCACCACCACATGCACGGGCAGCGGCTCGTGGTTCAGGCGCCTGAGCCAGGCGTCGTAGCGAAGCGCCGCGAATTCATTGCTGCCCGCGCCTTCGAGGGCGTTTTGCAGGATCAGCGGTTCGGTGAAACAGTCGGGGAGCTGCGAGCCTTCAATGGTTCGCCGGGAGGTTCCCAGGGCGTCTTCCAGGGCTGCGTTGGCAAAAACCACCGTGCCGTTGGTGCGGACAACCGCGACCAGCGTGGCCAGCAGGTCGAAGGCCTGGAAGCGGGGGAGTCCGGAAACCGGGGCGGATGAAAGTGGGGTGCGGATGGAGGGCTTCAAGCCGCCCATTTTCACCCAGAAGCCTGCCCCGCGCGATTAATTGAGGGCGGGAGCGCCCGATGGGAGCCGGGAAATCTCGCGCTTGAGACCGGCAATGTCGCTCTGGTTGCGGGCGATGCTGTCCTTGAGCTCCGCCACGCGGTCCAGGTAACGCTGGTAGTTGCGGCCTTCAATGCCCTGCTTTTCAGGCTCGCCGTTGTTGTACTCTTTTTGCTGCTCGGCCAGTTTGGCTTCGGCCTTCTTCAGCTCGGCTTCCAGGATGGCGCGCGAGTCGCTGTCGCGGGCGCGCTGCTCGGGGCCGGAAGCGGCCGCCACACGGACCGCAGGGGCGGAGCCGGAGCCGGAAGAGGCGTTGGAGTTGGACTTGGCAACCGGCGTGCTCTGCACCACGGTGACATTGCCGCCCGACACCAGCTTGCAGTTACGGGTTTGCGCTTCTTTGGTGTTGTTGATGTATTCGGGCGCGGAACCCCCTGCACCTGTGCAGCGGTAAACCTGCTGCGCCCAGGCGGTGTTACCCGCGCCGGCCAGCAGCAACGAAAAGGCAGAAAGCAAAAACGTGTGTTTCATAGGGAACTCCCAGTGCCGTTGAGGGCTAGGACGGTCTATCAGTATGCGGTAAACCCGCCAAAACACAAAGCCAGCAAGCCTACAACGCACTGGGGCAATAAAAAAGGACGGCCTTGGCCGTCCCTTTTTGACCACACACACGCCCGAAACCGGGGCGTATGTGATTGAGCGCTTACTTAAGCGTAAGCTTTTTGCCGCCTTACAGCGAGTAGTACATGTCGAATTCGATGGGGTGGGTCGCCTGGCGCAGGCGGGTCACTTCACCCATCTTCAGTTCAATGTAGGCGTCGATCATGCTGTCGGTGAACACACCGCCCTTGGTCAGGAAGCTGCGGCCCACGTCGAGCGCGTCCAGCGCCTGGTCCAGGCTGTGGCAAACGGTTGGCACTTTTGCATCTTCCTCGGGCGGCAGATGGTACAGATCCTTGGTGGCGGCTTCGCCGGGATGGATCTTGTTTTCCACGCCGTCCAGGCCGGCCATCATCAGGGCCGAGAAGCCCAGGTACGGGTTCATCAGTGGATCAGGGAAACGCGCTTCGATACGGCGGCCCTTCGGGTTGGCGACGTAAGGGATGCGGATCGATGCCGAGCGGTTTTTGGCCGAGTAAGCCAGCTTGACCGGTGCCTCATAACCAGGAACCAGGCGCTTGTAGCTGTTGGTGCCGGGGTTGGTGATGGCGTTCAGGGCGCGGGCATGCTTGATGATGCCGCCGATGTAGTACAGGGCGAAATCAGACAGGCCGGCATAGCCGTCGCCGGCGAACAGGTTCTTGCCGTCTTTCCAGATGGACTGGTGAACGTGCATGCCGGAGCCGTTGTCGCCCACGATGGGCTTGGGCATGAAAGTGGCGGTCTTGCCGTAGGCGTTGGCCACGTTCTGCACCACGTACTTCAGGACTTGCGTCCAGTCGGCGCGCTGAACCAGCGTGCTGAAACGGGTGCCGATTTCATTCTGGCCGGGGCCGGCCACTTCGTGGTGGAACACTTCGACGGGGATGCCCAGCGATTCGAGGATCAGGGCCATCTCGGCGCGCATGTCTTGCGTGCTGTCGACCGGGGGAACCGGGAAGTAGCCGCCCTTGACGGTCGGGCGGTGGCCACGGTTGCCGCCTTCGAGCTTGGCGCCCGAATTCCAGGGGGCTTCGTATTCTTCGATCTTGAAG harbors:
- the glnL gene encoding nitrogen regulation protein NR(II), producing the protein MGGLKPSIRTPLSSAPVSGLPRFQAFDLLATLVAVVRTNGTVVFANAALEDALGTSRRTIEGSQLPDCFTEPLILQNALEGAGSNEFAALRYDAWLRRLNHEPLPVHVVVAQTDTPGEAIVELLPLEQQAKQEREERLIDQAQANKELIRNLAHEIKNPLGGIRGAAQLLQMEIGKDLTEYTQVIIHEADRLQTLVDRLLAPHRRPHLVGDVNIHEVCERVRSLILAEFPRGLKVTRDYDISIPDFRGDREQLIQAVLNIAHNAAQALAERIAAGDAQITFRTRIARQVTFGKQRYRLALELHVIDNGPGVPDSIKDRIFYPLVSGREGGSGLGLTLAQTFVQQHHGLIECDSVPGRTDFKLLIPLP
- the glnA gene encoding type I glutamate--ammonia ligase; translation: MAKTVADVMKMVKENEVKFVDFRFTDTRGKEQHVTVPVSHFDEDKFTSGHAFDGSSIAGWKGIEASDMQLMPDPKTANIDPFFEETTLFMSCDVLEPADGKAYDRDPRSIAQRAEAYLKASGLGDTAYFGPEPEFFIFDDVRWNTDMSGTFFKIEEYEAPWNSGAKLEGGNRGHRPTVKGGYFPVPPVDSTQDMRAEMALILESLGIPVEVFHHEVAGPGQNEIGTRFSTLVQRADWTQVLKYVVQNVANAYGKTATFMPKPIVGDNGSGMHVHQSIWKDGKNLFAGDGYAGLSDFALYYIGGIIKHARALNAITNPGTNSYKRLVPGYEAPVKLAYSAKNRSASIRIPYVANPKGRRIEARFPDPLMNPYLGFSALMMAGLDGVENKIHPGEAATKDLYHLPPEEDAKVPTVCHSLDQALDALDVGRSFLTKGGVFTDSMIDAYIELKMGEVTRLRQATHPIEFDMYYSL